Within bacterium HR11, the genomic segment CCTGCACGGTGTCTTCTACTGTTGCAAGTTGGCCATCCCCCTGATGAGGCGGACGGGTAGGGGCTACATCATCCAGGTCGGTTCGCTGGCCGGGCGGAACCCCATCGCCGGCGGAGCGGCCTACTGTGCGTCCAAGTTTGCGGTCCGGGGCTTCTCGGAGAGCCTGATGCTGGAAGTGCGCTACGACGACATCAAGGTCACGACGATCGCCCCCGGCTCGGTCGATACCCATTTTGGGGGTCACGCGGGAGGCGAGGCCTGGAAGCTTCGGCCGGAAGACGTCGCCCAGGTCGTCGTCGACCTTCTCCACACGGCCCCGCATGCCCTGGCGAGCTACGTCGAGCTCCGGCCCCTGAAGCCCCGGAAGTGAGTCAGACGATAGGGCCGTCAGGGGCTGTTGGGCATAGGATTTCTCACCGGCCGCTGAAAGCCGGCTACCGTGCCTTAGGCGGACAGTTTGCCCCGGCATCCCCGAGGGACTCGAACCAGTCTCATCAATCCGACGGGACCGGGATCGGACCCTCGATATCCGACCACAGACCATAGACCATGGACCCCCTTGGGTCCAAGCCGGTCTATGGTCTGGGGTCGATGATCGATGGTCGGATGGATGCGAGCGCTTCCAGGCACCTTTTATGAGATGGCTTGTAATTACTTCAACCGCCGAACCCCCTGGGGCCTGCCATGACCCGACCGGCCGGATGGCTCAGCATCGACGTCGAGGTCCGATTTCGGGACTGTGACCCGATGGGTCATGTGAACAACGCCGTGTACCTGACCTACTTGGAGGAGGCCCGCAAGCACTACTGGCGGGAAGTTTTGGGCGTCGAGGACTACCGTCAGGTCGACTTTATTCTGGCCCGGGTGGAGATCGACTTCCGGGCCCCGGCGTTTCCGGGTCAGGTCCTCCGGGTGTGGATCCGGGTCGGCGAGCTTCGGCGGTCCAGTTTTGACTTTCACTACGAAATCCGGAATGCGGCGACGGACGGCCTGATCGCTGAAGCCCAGACCGTGCAGGTCATGTACGACTATATGCATCAACGGCCCAAGCCGATCCCGGACGCCGTCCGGGACCGCATCAGGGCCTTTGAAGCGGGGTTCCCCTCTGCCGGTAAGCCCTGATCAGATGCTGGCATTTCGGGCAAAACGCCGGACCCTTCGCATCGGTCTCTCGGATCGTATTCGAGAAGAACATCGCACAGCTTCGGGTGGCACAGTGTTCCAGGCCCATCAAATGACCGAGCTCGTGGAGGATTTCCGTCAGGACCCGGTGGTGCCACCGCTCGGGGTCCGGGCTTTGGAGGCGGGCGAGACCGACGATACAGGTCCCGTAGGCCGGTTCGGCCAGGCCGAACACGAAGTTGAAGCCGGGGACGTACAGGTCGCCCGGATGGAGGGCGACGTTCAGGGCCGTCGGGTCCCGGTGGTGGTCGACGACCCACCGAATCAGGCGGGCGGCGTCCCACTGACGACGTCGGGCGTTGTAAGCCCCGGGGGGTGACGGGACCGACGGGACGATGAGGACCTCGACGGGGGGCGGCCCCAGGTATATCGGGACCTCGGCCTGGACCCGGGTCGTCGTGGCGTCAGCTTGCAAGGGCTCAAAGGGGGTAATTACAATATGCACGGCGGTCAAGCTCCCCAAGGGGTCTGTCGGTGCCGACGGCCTGGGACCGATGGGTTCGCCGGCGACGGACCAGAGTATCACATTCGGCGTGAGTCGCCAAAAGGATGGAAAGATCGGGACTCGACGGACGATGGATTGCCGTCCTTGGTTCGGGACAGGTCGAGCCGGGACATCCTGTGTATCGACTGGCGGAAGCATGTGGCCGGGTGTTGGCAGAAGCCGGCTGGGGCGTCGTGACGGGTGGCTACTTTGGCGTGATGGAGGCCGCCAGCCGGGTGGCGCGGGCGGCAGGCGGTCGGGTCGCCAGCGTACCGTGCCGGGAGTTTCGGCGGGACCGGATTCACCCCTATGCGGACACCGTCCTGTGGACGGACCGGTACGAGGACCGGATCCGGACGTTATGCGAGGTGGCCCATGGCTACTGGGTCCTCCCGGGTGGGATCGGCACGATGGCCGAGCTCTTCTACACGTGGAGCATGGCCCAGCTCCGGTATCCCCGCCACAAGCCCGTGATCCTCGTCGGGCCGCAGTGGCCGGCTATCTTGGAGGGGTGGCGCCAGCACCTGCTGATTCCGGAAGGGGACTGGCGCTATGTCCAGTGGGCCGGTGACCCGACGGAAGCCCTCACCTTACTGGAACAGCACCTTCGCGACGCCCCGGGCGATTTGCTTGGATGATCCTGATACCCTACGGTAAGTGGAGGAGACACGATGAACAAGCGAGACCTCGTGCGTGAGCTGGCCGCCCGAACGGGCTTGCGCTTGGCTCAGGCCCAGATGGTGGTAGAAGCACTCTTTGGCGTGCAGGACGAACCCGGGATCATCGCCTCGGCCCTTCGTTCGGGCCAGCGCATCAGCCTGCCCGGGTTCGGTGTCTTCGAGGTCCGGCCGCGGAAGCCTCGGAGGGCGCGAAACCCCCGGACCGGCGAGCCGGTCGACATCCCCAGTCGACGGGTCCCGCGCTTTAAGGCCGGCCGGTACCTGAAAGAATTCGTGGCCGGATGAGGCCCCTTCGGTCGCCGGGACCGGCCCGGCGACCGATACTTCCCGAAGCGCCCGCGTGATCGGGCGAAATCCCATATCACCGGGCGGAGGACGTCATTCCCATGAAACGGCGATGGCCCGAGGTCTTGTGGGCGATGAGTGGCCCCGTCGGCGTCATCTTCTGGTGGATGGCCTTTTTCTACGCGCCGCGAGAGCGCGAAATGGGGGACGTCCAGCGGATCTTTTACATGCACATGCCGATGGCCTGGACGTCCCTGCTGGCCTATGGGGTCAGTGCCGTCTGGCACGGCCTGTACCTGTGGAAGCGCCAGGTCCGATGGCTCTTCCACGGATGGGCGTGCGTGTGGGTGGGCGTCGTGACCAATGCCCTCGTCTTGGTGACGGGCATGTGCTGGGCCCGCCCCATCTGGGGAAGCTGGTGGCCTTGGGAGCCCCGGCTGACGACGACCTTCCTGATGTTCATCATGTATGCGGCCTACCTCGTCCTCTTCGCCGTCCTCCTGCCGGAGGGCCGTACCCTGGGCATCGTGGCCTACAACTTGTTCAGCGCCGTGAACCTCCCCGTCGTGTACCTGGCGCCCCGTCTATGGCGGGGCCTGCACCCCGTCGTCATCGAGGGCGGCCAGGTCCGTCTGGAACCCGCCATGTGGCACACGGTGCTGGTCGGATGGCTGTGGTCCCTCTCGTTGGCCCTCCTCCTCGGGTTCGTCGCGGACCGGATTCAGTGGGCCCGCTTTCGTTGGGCCCAGTGGCTCTGGTCGGGGGGAGTGTCCGATGCGTGACCCCCGGGTCTCCTACCTGTTCTTGGCGGGTCTCGTCTTCTGGTTGGGCCTGTGGTTGGCCCTCGGCTGGCTCCTCTGGCAGACCCGCCGGTGGACCCAGCGGCTGGACACCTTCCTGACGTCCTCTCCGCCCGACGGAGGTCGGCATGGAGAAGCGACGAAGCGGCCCTAAAGTCGACGTCGTTCAGATCGTTCAGCAGATCCGTCGCCAGATCGAAGAACAGCACACCGAGCAGGCGACGGCCAGCCAGGTCCGTCAGGAAGTCCGGGACCGGCTCCTCATCCAGTGGCGCCAGCTCCCCTTCCCCGAGGACGTCAAGAAAGACGTGGCGGACCAACAGCTCCAGTGGCTTTTCGACCCCGAAGCGTTCTGGTTCTCCCGGCGGCCGGGATGGGGTCCTATCATCAACTTTTTCCGACGCCTGTTCCGCCCCTTCGTGAAGCTCTTCTTCAACCCGGACCCCTTGCTTCACCACGTCCACCGGCTCAGCTACTTGGTCCAGTTCCAGACTCAGCTCATCGAGGACCTCCTGGTCGAGCGGGAGCTCCTCCAACGGAAGGCCTCCGACCGAGGCCAGCCCCGGCGATTTGCCCGGTCGGGTCGGCGTCGAAAGCCCCCGGACCGGGGTACCCCTTAGAGACGCGGAGGTCGGACCCGATGCGCCTGGCCATCGTCGTCCAACGCTATGGGGAGGACATCGCCAGCGGGGCCGAACTCCACGCCCGGAACCTGGCCGAACTCCTGCAGGGCCGCCATCACGTCGAGGTCTTCACGACCTGCGCCCGGGACTATGTGACCTGGCGCAACCACTACCCGGCCGGCTCGACGGCCGTCGGCCCCGTCCGGGTCCATCGCTTCCCGGTCCGACGGCCCCGGGACCCCCGGGCCTACGGCCTCTGGGAGCAGTACCTCCTGACGCATTCCCACGCGGAGGCCGACGAATACCGCTGGCTCCAACTCGAAGGCCCCTACGCCCCCCGGCTCGTCGACGCCGTCCGCCGCCGGGCGACGGACTTTGACTTCTGGATCTTCTTCAGCTTTCGGTACTACACGACCTTCCACGGCGCCCTGACCGTTCCCGACCGGGCTATCCTGGTCCCGACGGCCGAGGAGGACCCCATCATCGGATTTTCCATCTTCCGGAAGCTGTTCCACGGCGTGCGGGGCATCGCCTATAACTCCGTCGAGGAGCAACGCCTCATCCAGGGCATGACCCGGAACTATTCGGTCCCCGGCGTCGTCGTCGGCATCCATGTCCAGCCGCCCCCGGAGCCGCCCCGACCCGAACGCTTCCGCCAACGATGGGACATCTCGGGACCCTACGTCCTGTTCGTCGGACGGGTCGACGTCAATAAGGGAGCGCCCCAACTCGTCGAGATGTTTATCCGCTATGCCGAGTCTCGGCCGAATCCGCCCCTCCTGGTCCTCCTGGGACCCGTCGTGGACTCCGTCCCGGCCCATCCCCGCGTCCGCCTCCTCGGCCCGGTCGACGAACAGACCAAGTGGGACGCCCTGGCCGGCTGTGAGTTCCTGATCAACCCCTCGCCCCTGGAAAGCCTCAGCATGGTCTTGCTGGAAGCCTGGAAGGCCCGGAAGGCCGTCCTCGTCAACGGTCAGTGCGCCGTCCTGCGGGGCCAGTGCATCCGGAGCAACGGCGGCCTCTTCTACACGAGCCCCGCCGAGTTCAGCCGGATGATGGACTGGCTCCTGGAACACCCGGACCTCCGTCAGCAATTGGGCGAAAACGGCCGGGCCTACGTGGACGAGCACTACCGACCTGACGTGATCCTGCGGAAGTACGAGGAACTCTTCGAGCGGGCCCGGGCGGCCCCCGAGGCTCGGGTCGCCTGATGGAATCCTCCGGTGTTCGGTGCTGGGTGTTCAGGAGCCGGGGGATCGGGAGTCGGGGGTCTGAGAAAAAGAGCTTAGCTTTCGATCCCGGACCTTCTAACTCCTAAACACCGGAGTCCCATGTTGGATTGCATCGCCGGTGTGGACGAGGCCGGTCGAGGCCCTGTCATCGGGCCCATGGTCCTGGCCATCGTGGGCGTCGCCCCGAAGGACGTGGCCGGTCTGCGGGTAGCCGGCGTCCGAGACTCGAAGCGTCTGACGCGGGTCCGGCGGGCATCCTTGATGGACCGAATTACCGAGCGGGCCCGATTCTGGGACGTCTTTTTCTTCCTGCCCGCCGCCATGGACCGGGCGTCCCTGACGGTCCTGACGGTCGACGTCCTCGTCGCCTGGATCGACCGCTACCGACCGGCGACCGTCCTGGTCGACGCCCTGACGGCCCCGGCGGCCATCCCGGCCCTCGTCGGGTCCATTCGCCGGCGGCTCCCGGACTGGACGGGCCGGCTTCGGATGTGGCCGGCCGCCGAGCGGCATCCGGCCGTGGCGGCCGCCTCGGTCGTCGCCAAGGTCTTCCGGGACGAGGCCGTCCGGTGGCTTCGGGATCGCTACGGCGACTTCGGATGGGGCTACCCCTCCGAGGCCCGGACCCGTCAGTTCCTGGAAGAGTGGTACCGTCGGTACGGCCGCTGGCCCGTGTGGGTCCGGACGAAATGGCAGACCTGCCGGCGCATGGAAGGGGCGGGAGATACAAGGTGACGGAGTGATAGCCTTACATCCCGTACCTCGCATGTTGGAGGAACCCTTATGCGAGCCGTCGTCATCCGAGAACACGGGGGCCCGGAAGTCTTGCGGGTGGAAGAGCGACCCGTGCCGGACGTCGGGCCGGCCGACATCCGGGTTCGGGTCCGGGCCGTCGCCCTCAACCATCTGGACCTCTGGACCCGCCGGGGCATCCCGGGCGTGCGCCTCCCTCTGCCCATCGTCCCGGGCGCCGACGTCGCCGGCGTCGTCGACGCCGTCGGCGACCAGGTCCGTCACGTAAAGCCCGGCGATGCGGTCGTCCTCCATCCGGCCGTCAGTTGCGGCGTCTGTCGGTTCTGCCTCCAGGGGGAGGACAACCGGTGCCGGGAATATAAGGTCCTGGGCCATCGGCGGGACGGCGGCTACGCCGACTTCATCGTCGTCCCGGCCGTCAATGCGCTCCCCAAGCCGGCGGGTCTGACGTGGGAGGAGGCGGCCTCGATGCCCCTGGTCTTTCTCACGGCGTGGCACATGCTCGTGACCCTCGCCCGGCTCCGGCCGGCCGAGACGGTCCTCGTGATGGCCGCCGGGAGCGGCGTCGGCATCGCCGCCGTCCAGATCGCCCGGCTGATCGGGGCGACGGTCATCGCCACGGCCGGGACGGAGGCCAAGCGTCAGCGGCTTCGGGCCCTGGGCGCCGACCACGTCGTCGACCATTCGGACCCGGCGTGGCCCCAACGGGTCCTGGAACTGACGAACCGGGCCGGCGTGGACGTCGTCTTCGAGCACGTCGGCGAGGCCGTCTGGGACGGCGTCCTGCAGTGCCTCGGCTGGGGGGGTCGTCTCGTGACCTGCGGGGCCACGACGGGCGCCGAGGCCCGGCTGAACCTTCGGGCCCTCTTCGCCAAGCAGTGGCAGATCTACGGCTCTTACATGGGGACGCGGGGGGAGCTCCTGGCGCTGTGGCCCCTCGTCGAGCGGGGCGTCCTGCGGCCCGTCGTCGACCGGG encodes:
- the qorA gene encoding Quinone oxidoreductase 1, with translation MRAVVIREHGGPEVLRVEERPVPDVGPADIRVRVRAVALNHLDLWTRRGIPGVRLPLPIVPGADVAGVVDAVGDQVRHVKPGDAVVLHPAVSCGVCRFCLQGEDNRCREYKVLGHRRDGGYADFIVVPAVNALPKPAGLTWEEAASMPLVFLTAWHMLVTLARLRPAETVLVMAAGSGVGIAAVQIARLIGATVIATAGTEAKRQRLRALGADHVVDHSDPAWPQRVLELTNRAGVDVVFEHVGEAVWDGVLQCLGWGGRLVTCGATTGAEARLNLRALFAKQWQIYGSYMGTRGELLALWPLVERGVLRPVVDRVFPLEEAAQAHAYMEARQHFGKVVLRVSA
- a CDS encoding Sepiapterin reductase is translated as MSWEGRAAIVTGAGRGIGRAIARALGRERMWVGLLGRRVSDLEAVAEEVRKAGGRPVALQADVRDYVSLERAFQAFWDVTGRLDVLVNNAGIGIFRPVEEMTPEEFDDVIRTNLHGVFYCCKLAIPLMRRTGRGYIIQVGSLAGRNPIAGGAAYCASKFAVRGFSESLMLEVRYDDIKVTTIAPGSVDTHFGGHAGGEAWKLRPEDVAQVVVDLLHTAPHALASYVELRPLKPRK
- the hupA gene encoding DNA-binding protein HU 1, giving the protein MNKRDLVRELAARTGLRLAQAQMVVEALFGVQDEPGIIASALRSGQRISLPGFGVFEVRPRKPRRARNPRTGEPVDIPSRRVPRFKAGRYLKEFVAG
- the rnhB gene encoding Ribonuclease HII; translated protein: MLDCIAGVDEAGRGPVIGPMVLAIVGVAPKDVAGLRVAGVRDSKRLTRVRRASLMDRITERARFWDVFFFLPAAMDRASLTVLTVDVLVAWIDRYRPATVLVDALTAPAAIPALVGSIRRRLPDWTGRLRMWPAAERHPAVAAASVVAKVFRDEAVRWLRDRYGDFGWGYPSEARTRQFLEEWYRRYGRWPVWVRTKWQTCRRMEGAGDTR
- the ccmC gene encoding Heme exporter protein C; the protein is MKRRWPEVLWAMSGPVGVIFWWMAFFYAPREREMGDVQRIFYMHMPMAWTSLLAYGVSAVWHGLYLWKRQVRWLFHGWACVWVGVVTNALVLVTGMCWARPIWGSWWPWEPRLTTTFLMFIMYAAYLVLFAVLLPEGRTLGIVAYNLFSAVNLPVVYLAPRLWRGLHPVVIEGGQVRLEPAMWHTVLVGWLWSLSLALLLGFVADRIQWARFRWAQWLWSGGVSDA
- the log gene encoding Cytokinin riboside 5'-monophosphate phosphoribohydrolase, yielding MYRLAEACGRVLAEAGWGVVTGGYFGVMEAASRVARAAGGRVASVPCREFRRDRIHPYADTVLWTDRYEDRIRTLCEVAHGYWVLPGGIGTMAELFYTWSMAQLRYPRHKPVILVGPQWPAILEGWRQHLLIPEGDWRYVQWAGDPTEALTLLEQHLRDAPGDLLG
- the ybgC gene encoding Acyl-CoA thioester hydrolase YbgC; translation: MTRPAGWLSIDVEVRFRDCDPMGHVNNAVYLTYLEEARKHYWREVLGVEDYRQVDFILARVEIDFRAPAFPGQVLRVWIRVGELRRSSFDFHYEIRNAATDGLIAEAQTVQVMYDYMHQRPKPIPDAVRDRIRAFEAGFPSAGKP